The Montipora capricornis isolate CH-2021 chromosome 6, ASM3666992v2, whole genome shotgun sequence genome has a window encoding:
- the LOC138053392 gene encoding uncharacterized protein, producing the protein MADLPSDRTETPPPFTNVGCDVFGPWNIQTRRLRGGAINSKRWGLVFTCLNSRAIHIEVLESMDASAFICALRRFLSVRGPTARIRCDRGSNFVGAKTELEQALQEMDEGALKTYLADQGCEWSFNPPHASHFGGVWERQIGTIRRVLDAMLLELGKPQLTHELLVTLLAEVSAIVNARPISTIPSDVDDPQPLSPAMLLTLKSRPLLPPPETSFRKTSTHVADGKERSILLINFGCVGDGNTYSHYRKGRSGMNASVI; encoded by the coding sequence ATGGCTGACCTACCGTCCGACAGGACGGAAACCCCACCGCCCTTCACTAATGTCGGATGCGACGTTTTCGGGCCATGGAATATCCAGACACGAAGACTTAGAGGAGGCGCCATCAACTCCAAACGTTGGGGACTGGTCTTCACTTGTTTAAACAGCCGCGCAATCCACATCGAAGTCCTAGAATCGATGGACGcaagtgcattcatctgtgcACTTCGCCGATTCCTGTCCGTCCGTGGACCGACCGCTAGAATAAGGTGCGATCGCGGCTCGAATTTCGTTGGAGCTAAAACCGAGTTGGAGCAAGCACTTCAAGAGATGGATGAAGGCGCACTGAAGACCTACCTTGCGGATCAGGGCTGCGAATGGTCCTTCAATCCACCCCATGCATCCCATTTCGGAGGAGTCTGGGAGCGGCAGATCGGAACTATTCGCCGAGTGTTAGACGCCATGCTTCTGGAACTGGGGAAACCTCAACTCACTCACGAGCTGCTGGTCACACTCTTAGCCGAAGTCTCCGCAATCGTAAACGCCCGTCCTATTTCCACCATACCGTCTGATGTTGACGACCCGCAGCCCCTGTCACCGGCCATGTTACTCACCTTGAAGTCTCGGCCACTTTTGCCACCCCCGGAAACTTCATTCCGCAAGACCTCTACGCACGTCGCCGATGGAAAAGAGCGCAGTATCTTGCTGATCAATTTTGGGTGCGTTGGCGACGGGAATACCTACAGTCATTACAGAAAAGGCCGAAGTGGAATGAACGCAAGTGTAATCTAG
- the LOC138053393 gene encoding uncharacterized protein, producing the protein MVTEVALKLLTCCTCLLLPSRDLTICMDIERNPGPPNSTLNAHLSAVSLGSMPARHASSTTSIGLVNVFARKVYTREELFSIRAQNHRLSNNFLYYRLKSLGIFKYRGRRSGFSSKLCLRTNNQAIPTIYSRRCWEDASASNNIQQTLARKPSLNLITIQSQTTVSKTSIAKPAASPQFVPSLFLSNVMSLAPKIDEVNSVVINANVDVVCITETWLQSHIPDSVVAINGFNLIRRDRKEAIHGGVCMYIKATIPNNLLGDLDDDNGSFEVLWIKLRQTRLPRGISSIIAGVVYNPPQAINSMMLDYLTKCLMDLESKYPNCGLLVLGDFNHLNDARLKSNFNLKQIVHFPTRGQNTLDKILTNLQDYYDTPVERPAFGLSDHSSVEVQPKQRAKTSQSMHTVISRDLRPSNHLAMRTYLNEVDVTAVIRAMTTCEEKVSMLQKIIKTGLDFVLPMKPKIVHRTEPPWINSTLKNLIRKRQKALGRGDRAEFNHLRNLVNRERKRCRAKYYECKVQHLKGCSPAKWWGEIKRLSGMEGPSGSRDNIFKSVHHLEGARGLSADDLANHINTTFLAPMEVFVPLTHNPFRGDAFVSSSRTMNDDFPPLSEFSIFRKLCSINPAKAQGPDGIPGWLLKENADLLAPPIMDIMNSSFREGRLPLSWKEADIVPVPKQRPIQDVNKHLRPISLTPILSKFAEDYVVHDFVMPAVLKKIDKRQYGTIPKSCSTHALVSMIHNWHVSSDGNSAAIRAVLFDFRKAFDLIDHNILVRKLSDYDIPNPILCWIVDFLSDRRQRVKLAQDCFSEWRYIPAGVPQETKLGPRLFLIMINDLKAGEAEMWKYVDDTTISEVITKGQRAVFSKW; encoded by the coding sequence ATGGTCACTGAAGTGGCACTCAAGCTACTAACATGCTGTACGTGTTTGCTGTTACCTTCGAGAGATTTAACCATCTGCATGGATATCGAGAGAAATCCTGGACCACCCAATTCCACGCTGAATGCCCATCTTTCCGCTGTGAGTCTAGGCTCTATGCCTGCTCGACACGCCTCTTCCACAACCTCAATTGGACTGGTAAACGTGTTCGCTCGCAAGGTTTACACCCGGGAAGAGCTATTTTCTATTCGCGCTCAGAACCATAGATTGTCTAACAATTTTCTCTACTACCGCCTGAAATCACTGGGGATTTTTAAATATCGTGGCAGACGCTCTGGTTTTTCTTCAAAGCTTTGTTTACGGACAAATAACCAAGCTATCCCTACTATTTATTCACGACGATGTTGGGAAGATGCGAGTGCTTCAAATAATATTCAACAAACATTGGCCAGGAAGCCTAGTCTTAATCTGATCACTATTCAAAGTCAAACTACGGTTTCTAAAACATCTATTGCAAAACCAGCGGCATCCCCGCAGTTTGTTCCTTCGCTTTTCCTTTCGAATGTCATGTCCTTGGCTCCAAAGATCGACGAAGTGAACAGTGTTGTTATTAATGCAAATGTCGATGTAGTTTGCATAACTGAAACCTGGCTTCAAAGCCATATTCCCGACTCTGTAGTGGCAATAAATGGTTTCAACCTCATTAGAAGGGACAGGAAAGAAGCAATACACGGCGGGGTGTGTATGTATATAAAAGCGACTATCCCTAATAATCTTCTGGGGGATCTCGATGACGACAATGGTTCTTTTGAGGTGTTGTGGATTAAATTGCGCCAGACTCGTCTCCCAAGGGGCATATCAAGCATTATTGCTGGAGTTGTTTACAATCCACCACAAGCAATAAATTCTATGATGTTGGACTATTTGACTAAATGTTTAATGGACTTGGAGtctaaatacccaaattgcggtCTTTTGGTACTCGGCGACTTCAACCATCTGAACGACGCAAGGCTCAAATCAAACTTCAACCTGAAGCAGATTGTACATTTCCCTACTCGTGGGCAAAACACTCTCGATAAAATTCTCACCAACCTTCAGGATTACTACGACACTCCGGTTGAACGTCCCGCTTTTGGTCTTTCAgatcatagctcagttgaagTACAGCCAAAGCAAAGGGCTAAGACATCGCAATCAATGCATACTGTTATTTCAAGGGACCTACGACCTAGTAACCATCTTGCAATGCGAACGTATCTCAATGAAGTCGATGTTACTGCGGTGATCAGAGCTATGACAACTTGCGAAGAAAAGGTGTCGATGTTACAAAAGATCATCAAAACTGGCCTTGATTTCGTTTTGCCGATGAAGCCTAAAATTGTTCATCGAACGGAACCACCTTGGATAAATTCCACTCTTAAGAACTTGATTCGAAAGCGACAAAAGGCCCTAGGCCGAGGAGACCGAGCGGAGTTTAACCACCTGAGAAACCTTGTTAACCGAGAACGCAAAAGATGCCGCGCGAAGTACTACGAATGTAAAGTGCAACACCTAAAGGGGTGTTCCCCAGCTAAGTGGTGGGGCGAAATCAAGAGACTCAGTGGAATGGAAGGGCCCTCTGGGTCACGTGATAATATTTTTAAGTCCGTTCATCACTTAGAAGGTGCTCGTGGTCTATCAGCAGATGATCTTGCAAACCACATTAACACAACTTTCCTAGCCCCAATGGAGGTCTTTGTACCGCTTACCCACAATCCATTTAGAGGGGACGCCTTTGTGTCTTCGAGCAGAACTATGAATGATGATTTTCCACCGCTATCAGAGTTTTCTATCTTTAGAAAGTTATGCTCTATTAATCCAGCCAAGGCACAAGGACCGGACGGTATTCCCGGATGGCTTCTAAAGGAGAATGCAGATCTTTTGGCGCCACCCATCATGGATATCATGAATTCTTCCTTTCGCGAAGGCCGGTTGCCTTTATCTTGGAAAGAGGCAGATATTGTCCCTGTCCCCAAACAAAGACCTATCCAAGACGTCAACAAGCACCTTCGCCCTATCTCCCTCACGCCTATTCTTTCAAAGTTTGCAGAAGATTATGTTGTTCATGACTTTGTGATGCCCGCCGTGCTTAAAAAAATCGACAAAAGGCAATATGGGACAATACCTAAATCATGCTCTACGCACGCCCTTGTCAGCATGATCCATAACTGGCACGTCAGCTCTGATGGGAACTCGGCCGCGATTAGAGCGGTTTTATTTGATTTCCGTAAGGCGTTCGATCTTATTGACCATAATATCTTAGTGCGTAAACTTTCAGATTACGATATTCCGAACCCCATATTATGCTGGATTGTTGACTTTTTATCGGATAGGAGACAGAGAGTTAAACTTGCCCAAGACTGCTTCTCCGAATGGCGTTACATTCCGGCCGGTGTCCCACAGGAGACAAAGCTTGGGCCGAGGTTATTCTTAATAATGATTAATGATTTGAAAGCAGGAGAGGCAGAGATGTGGAAATATGTGGATGATACAACAATATCTGAGGTAATTACTAAAGGGCAAAGAGCTGTATTCAGCAAATGGTAG
- the LOC138053394 gene encoding uncharacterized protein produces the protein MATIGQVKDLLKKELEPLHSKLETMSTEFSELRASVQLFSDKYDDLLKQIKQSNERLHQQRTELSKTNSEVYNIKKDLMSMEERIANTSYEIEEVGQYLRRDCLEISGIKATSDCSAESIVQSVGKAIDVSVNEQDISIAHPIPSYNAAAPPKIIVKFTRRSVRNTFYSSRRKLANKKARDLPDLDLESDANIFISESLMPYKKKAFEVEIYMDFQWKNFH, from the coding sequence ATGGCTACAATTGGACAGGTAAAGGACCTTCTAAAGAAGGAACTTGAACCGCTTCATTCTAAATTGGAGACTATGTCTACTGAGTTCAGTGAATTAAGAGCATCAGTTCAACTTTTCTCTGACAAGTATGACGATCTATTGAAACAAATCAAGCAGTCGAACGAAAGACTTCATCAACAGAGGACAGAATTGAGTAAGACCAACTCAGAAGTATATAACATCAAGAAAGATCTTATGAGCATGGAAGAGCGAATAGCAAATACCTCCTATGAGATTGAGGAAGTTGGTCAATACCTTAGAAGGGATTGTTTGGAAATATCGGGAATCAAGGCGACGAGCGACTGTTCAGCCGAATCCATTGTTCAATCAGTTGGCAAAGCTATTGATGTTTCAGTTAACGAACAAGATATTTCTATTGCGCACCCTATACCGTCTTACAATGCTGCTGCTCCACCAAAAATAATTGTCAAATTTACCCGACGAAGTGTGAGAAATACCTTCTACTCCAGTCGGAGGAAACTGGCTAACAAGAAAGCAAGAGACCTTCCTGACCTTGACCTCGAGTCTGACGCTAACATCTTTATCTCTGAATCCCTCATGCCGTATAAGAAAAAAGCGTTTGAAGTGGAAATTTATATGGACTTTCAATGGAAGAATTTTCATTAG